The DNA sequence TAAAGCGCATGCTGATGACGTTCAATGGTTGGAAGCCGATATATTAACCGTGGAGCTTCCGACGCATGCTTATGATGTCTGGCACGATAGAGCGGTTTTCCATTTCCTAACTACCGAAGATGAACGTCATGCCTACGTGCAAAAGGTGCTGCAAACCGTAAAGCCAGGAGGCCTCGTCATAGTCGCCACATTTGCGGAAGATGGGCCTACTGAATGTAGTGGTCTTCCTGTCATGCGGTACAGTGCAAACGATCTTCACTCAGAGTTTGGTGAGCCTTTCGAGCTTCTTGGTCACGAAAAAGAGTCTCATCACACTCCGGGTGGCAACGAGCAGGAGTTCGTTTACTGCTTTTGCCGCAAGGTCGCATCATAGTGTTTTGGGCTAATCCAGTAGCCGGAGGTATCTAGCCTCCACACCACCCTGCATGCGAATCCGCACAGGGCGGTTCATCTTCCTTTATGAATATTGAATATTGATCCACACCTGCCTTAATGATACCAAGCCTTGCTTTTCTAAAAATTAATTACTGAGCGCAATATTGATCCCTTTTTTTAGAACTACGGCATAGTCCTTTGATGGTTATGCCACAGGCAATAGCAAGACGTTCGCTTACCCCAAGTTTGATTAAACTTCCCACTTTAGTGCGCGGTTTCCGCCATTGTCGCCAGTAGCTCTTTTTATATTTAGTGTTCATTGTAAGGCATATTTCGCACTTCCATCTCTCGACCACCACCGGAAGAGATAAAAACACACAATTTTTTGTATCTTTATCTCTGTGGGGTTTTTTGGGTGGTATAGGGTTAATGCAAATAGCTATCATCATTGGGATAATAAATAAAAGTGCTTTACAATAATCGGACCTCCATACTGAGCGTATTTTTAATTGCAATTTTTCTTGTGGTTTTTGGGTTTTTTATGGAGTTTACTTTGCCTTACCTCTTCGAATCCGCCCGAGGGAATATTATGGATATTTCATGTTTTCACAAGCCTAACCGTTTTTTGGTTGGCTTAGGATTGTTTCTAATTATTCTTAAAAAATTTGCACTAATAACTTGCTCCTTATGACTTGCTTTACTGGACAGCTACGCTTAAAGCTTATTACAGTAACTCAGTAATAGGAGTATGTTATGAAAGCTTGGAATAAAGGCGAACGGGTTGGCCATGTTTAATTTGGCAATCGATAGTAAGCTACGCTCTAGTAATTTAATTCAACTCAAAGTACGTGATATATCTTCTAGTTTATTAATTCAATCCCGGGCCATAATTGAAAAAAAGAAAACTCATCGTGAAGTCCAATTTGAAATAACACCTAAAACTCAACAATGTCTAACTCTCTGGATACATAACCAGAACTTAACCCCTCGGATTATTTATTCCCGAGCCCCCGAAAGGAAGGTAATCATATAAGTTATCACTATTATTCAGGAATAGTTAAGCAATGGGTAAAAAATTAGGATTAGATTTAACCCAATACAACACTCATTCGCTTAGGAGAACGAAAGCATCATTAATCTATGCAAAGACAAAAAACCTTTGGGTAATACAATTATTACTGGGTCATTTAAAATTGGAAAGCAGGATTGAATACTTGGGAGTTGAAATCGAAGACGCATTAACTATTTCAGAAGCAACAGAAACGTAATTATTAATGATTTAGTTATGCGAAAGATTGTTGCATACATCACTTTCGCCTCAATTTGATCAAACTCTAGACTAATTTTCTATGTCACTTAGATATTACTTATTTGCCCTTTGGTGTTGCATTTCCTCGATCTCCACCAGATGGATTTGGAGTTGTACTTGGCCAATTCCTCCCGGGTCCAGGATGACTAGATGGACCTCTGCCACTGCTTCCACTACCTTTGCTCATAATAATCTCCTTTGCTTGCCTAATCATAATAAGGATAGTAAAAAGTCAGTGAAAGTATAGTAGAGGGGTATCGAACTGAGAGTCGATTAATAACGTGCTCAATTACGAAATGGAACGATGGAGGCGTTAATGCCCCCATCGACTTACACAGCTAAAAATCTGTGCTCACTATTATGCTCGCTTCTGGGAATTAGCGATAGGGTCTGAATTTACCTTTTATGTTCAACGATCACATATTGCTACTATCAATTGTCTTTGCCAACACTCAGAAGCGTCTAGCTCATTCCTTCAGAGCTCAAAAACCAGCACAAATAATCCACTCCACAACTACATTTTAATGCCTGTATTTATAACAGTGGTATGGCGTCATATTAATCGTTAATCCAGCCGATAGACCTAACAGTGCAGGTTATATTTGCTATGACTTTAGTTTTCTTTATAAATCATTAGGTTAATTTCATTTTAAAGATAGTAATAGTACAGGTATCACCCTAACACCTATATCAAATCAGGCTTATACTAAATTGTTGCTGAAGATGTAATTATGTAATGAATTAATGATATTTTAGTGTTTAAAAAAAAGTGGATTTAATGGGGAGATCACCTTCCGTTAATTTTATATTTGAAAGATTGATATGAAAAAGGGGTTGTCCCTCATGAAGAGTAAAGCTAAAAAAGCAATACAACGGAAATAGTAATGGGAGAAAAAAAATGGAAAAAATACTGAAAATATTTGAGAAGTACCTTGTTCTTTTTTTACTACTACTAATGATGCTCACGGTAGCAGCAACAGCAATTGAGCTGACAACAGTACTTTATACTCAACTAATGAAACCCCCATATCTTGCCCTTGATGTAGCTGAAGCTATTGAGGTTTTTGGCTTTTTTCTAATGGTCTTAATCGGACTAGAACTCCTCGAGAGCATAAAGATTTATATTGAGAAACATCGGGTACATGCAGAAGTCGTCTTTCTGGTTGCTATCATCGCGGTGTCCAGAAAAGTGATTATTCTGGACTACAGTAAGACTGCCCCGGAAACGCTTTGGGGAATATCCTCAATCATCCTCGCATTGAGCATTGGGTACTTTCTTGTGCGGCGATCCCAACACGAGAGCATTGGCAACTAACATGGGGATCGTTAGTATAGAAACTACTCAGCGCTTTATTTTCGTCACACAGCTTGGTCTAGGCTTCAATGGTGATCCGCCTTTTAAAAGAGTTAATAACTCTGTGGGAATATCTGAATTATGTTGAATATTTTATTTCTTTTAGCGGGTATAGCCTCACTTACCTGTGGCGGTGAAATATTGATTCGTGGCTCGCTGGCTGCCGCAAAACGCTTGGGTGTGTCACCTTTGCTAAGCGGTCTAGTTATCGTCGGATTCGGCACTTCAGCGCCAGAGTTAGTGGTCTCCGTTAATGCTGCTATAGAGGGGCAACCGGACATCGCTATTGGCAACGTTGTTGGCAGCAATATCGGTAATATTTTATTGATTCTGGGCATTTGCGCGGTGATCACGCCGCTGGCTGTAAAGCCATTGGTACTAAGGCGAGACGCTGCCACTGTAGTGGCTGCAAGCATATTGTTTCTGATTCTGGTTGGGGGGAGTGCCCTTGGGCGTGCTGATGCCACTATCTTCCTTGTTGCAATGGTCTCGTACTTAGTGTGGGCATATTGGAGCGAACGCTTTCACGCCGCACCGTCGGGTGAGCTATACCAAGCTGAAGCAGAAGAACTTTCTGCCACTCCTAAGTCAGTATTATGGACTATAATCGCCGTGGTGCTTGGTTTGTTGCTGTTAATTGGAGGATCACAAGTTCTGCTGATTGGGGCCATTGGTATTGCAGAGCACTTTAATGTGCCAGAGGCCGTCATCGGCCTGACATTGGTTGCAATAGGTACGTCACTTCCTGAATTGTCTATATCGGTGATAGCAGCTATTCGGCGGCACGCTGATGTAGCGGTTGGAAATATACTCGGAAGTAATATATTCAACTTACTTGGAATTCTGGGAGTGTCATCATTTCTTCAACCACTTCCTGTTCATGCAAGAATCTTGCAGTTCGATCAATGGGTTATGCTTGGAACGTCTTTACTCTTGTTTTTATTTTTGTACACGGGAAGCCGCCTGAGCCGGCTAGAAGGCGGAATACTACTTGGCGGGTACTGTATCTATATCTGGCTAAGTTTTACGGTGTTCAGTGGTTAACAAGGAGTCGTCATTATCAACACATTAGTTGAATATCCGTATTTATTGGTGCCGTTAGTCTTTTTTGCCAGAGTAGCTGACGTTTCTCTTGGGACATTTAGAACAATTGTTATTTTTCGTGGCCACAAATTTCTGGCCTCCTTTATTGGTTTTTTTGAAATTATTATTTGGTTAGTTGCATCAGCCCAGGTTTTGACAAACCTTGATCAGTGGTATCTTGCATTAGCTTATGCCAGTGGTTTTTCCGTCGGTAACTATGCTGGCATTTCGATTGAAAATCGTTTTGCAATTGGTAATGAACTGATACGTTGTATATCATTCAATCGCGATGTCCTAGCAGGAAAATTACGTGAGGAGGGATTTAAGGTGGTTTCATTCGATGGTGATATGGGGGAAGCTTATCCTGTTGAACTTCTGCTTGTTATTGAAAAAAGGCGTAATGTTCCTTCGCTCATCCAGTTAATTAAAGATCTTGATCCGACTGCCGTTTATTCCGTATCGGATGTGAAAAGCGTTTATGAGGGGCCAGATATTTTTCCTCGGCGTAGTCTATTGCATAGTACATTAATGCTTCTGGGAAAGCGTTGATAACAGAAAGGCTTTAAAATGAATACTAGTGATACAGAAAGTGATGTTTACACTTGATTATGAATTTGCTTCATCCCGTCCTGTTGTTCATTATGTTTGTCCAGTTAGTGGTATTGCTATAATTTAGTGAGAAAATGTCTTTTGTCACTTTTATCGTGTGCGACAATCATCACTACAATAGTAGATTTTTCCATATAATAAAAAGCTAATTAATGATTGATTTTTCCTTTTGATAATGGCTTAATGCTTTCTTATTTTTTCACCTCTGAATTTGAATATGAAGCGATTTGTCACATTAATATTGATGCTCACAGCACTGATAACTTTCACCCAGAAAGTCACGGCGTTTGCACCTCTATTAGAAAGTGAAATGGTTTCGATGATGAATTGCACAATGTCTTCGGGTCTAAACGAACCAAAAATGGAGATGAGTCAAATAGATTGTGGTACTGATGGAATGCCTTATAGCATGGATTGCCAAAGCTATTGTGTAACCTCGGAGCTTCATTTTATTGGAGATGATCACCTGGTTAATCAACCAGAGTTACAACTTCCTTACCAAACGCGCATTTCTGGCGCCCCTTATTACCTTCCTGAGTCCTTATATCGTCCCCCCTTTATAGGTTAACTGTTTTTTTGTTCAGTTTTTAGCTGAATCAAGGTTTTGATTTTTAGTGCGTTAATTCGCCTCTTTATCAAAAAACAGATTGATTTATTTTTACCGAACTCCTGTATTTAAAGCTTCTTATTGTTCTTTTTTTGAAAAAAGAGATGAGTTGGCAATAAAAAGGAGTTCGTAATAAAGGAAAGTGATGATGAAAATCACCTCATATGTTTTATTAAAAAACCATTTTGCTGTTAATAGACTATTTAACAGCCTGTTTAGTTTAACGTTTTTGTTTAGTTTTAATCTTTTTGCACAGGGCATTAGTCTTCATGATGCCTCGCTGATGGCGATTAAATCCGACCCCGCACAGCAAATTTATCAATCCCAACAAGCTGCATTGATTGCACAGGGCATTGCCGGATCGACGCTGGCCGACCCTATGATTAAGCTTGGCATGGCTAACGTGCCGACGGATAGTTTTCAATTAGATAAAGATCCTATGACCCAAATCACGGTTGGCTTATCACAACAATTTAGCCGTGGTTCGCAACGTGAATTGACTCAGGAAGGCTTTAATCAACGCGCTGATATGACGGTTTCTTTAGGGTTAGATCGCAAGTTAACTGTTAAAAAAAGCGTGCGTGAGCTGTGGCTTAAAATTCTGTTTATTGATAAATCATTACGAATAGTAAAAGAAAATAAAAAACTCTTTTCAGGTTTTTACCAAGATTTGCAGGCGAAATTTTCTTTAGGACTTACTGAGCACGAAGATTTAATTTTAGCAGAAATTGAGATCAGTAAATTTGATGAAAAAATTGCTGCGTTAAATCAACAATCACTTAATTATCGCAGTTTGTTAAGTGAGCATATCGGCGAATATGCCTATCAGACACTGCCGAGTGCAATACCGCAATGGCCAGAAACCCTGTCCTATGTAAAGGCCGTTAATGCCAATAATACCGAGCATTATGAATTGCTTAGCAATCACCCCAAAGCCCAAATGTTAGTGCAGAGTATAACACTGGCGGATAACGGTATCGAACTTGCTGAGCAGAATTACAAACCCGCTTTTAAACTGGAAGTGGGTTACGGACATCGCTTAAGTGAGACTGATATGGGCAAACCAAGATCGGATCTATTGAGCGCTTTTGTGTCTATGGATATTCCGTTATTTACCGATAAACGCCAAGATCAAAAACTTATCTCTGCGCAATATAACAAAGGGCAAAAGCAAGCTGAACATCGTTTGTTATTGCGCCAGCTTAATGCCTTATTAAATGCTGAAATCAGTAATTATCAGCAACTTCAAGCGCGTCAAATTCGTTACCAGGATAGTCTTCTGAAACAGGCTAAACTGCATACCAGACTGTTAGAGCAAAGTTATCAATCTAATACGCGCCCTTTCAAAGATGTTATTGATGCCTATATCCACGAGCAGAACCTGACCTTAGAATATCAACAACTGTATTTCGATGGCCTTAAAAGCCTGTCTAACATCCGTTATTTCCAGGCACTTTAATAGGAAAATATTATGCGTTACTTTTTAGTTTTAATTGTTGGTTTATTTTTGGGGATCGTCGCTACCAAGAATCAGCAAATCAATAGTTTGTTTAGTGCAACACAAAAAACAGCAGAGCCGGAAGTTTTATATTGGGTTGCCCCAATGGATGCAAATTATCAGCGTGATAAACCGGGTAAATCCCCGATGGGCATGGATTTAGTGCCTGTTTATGCAGAAAAAAGTGCTGAAGCTGAAAAAGCTGAGCCTAAAATTTTATATTGGGTTGCCCCGATGGATGCGAATTATCAGCGTGATAAACCGGGTAAGTCCCCGATGGGCATGGACTTAGTCCCTGTCTTTGAGGAAGCAGGAGGCGAGTCTGAAGCGGGCTTAGTTAAAATCTCACCGGCGGTTGAAAATAATCTTGGCGTACGTACAGGAAAGGTGGTTAATGCACCGTTAAATATCTCCATCAACACATTAGGAACAGTACAGGCCAATGAGAATGCGCTGTGGCAAATCAATAGCCGAGTCTCGGGATGGATTGAAAAACTTTATGTTAAATCCGTGGGCGTTGAAGTTGAAAAAGGGCAAGCGCTGTTTGATCTTTATTCCCCAGAGTTAGTGAAAGCACAGGAATCATTATTTAATGCGATTAATTTAAATCGTAGCAATTTAATTACTTCGTCAAAAGCGCGTTTACAGGCATTAGGGGTAAATCAGGATCAAATTGAAAATATAATCAGAAATAAAAAAGTATTACAAAATATCACCGTCTTCGCACCGCAAAAAGGCACTATTTCGGAGCTTAAATTAAATGAAGGGGCGTTTATTTCGCCTTCTACTGTGGTGATCACTGCGGTTAATTTAGATACGGTTTGGGTGGACGTTGAAGTGTTTGCCGCACAAGTATCATTAGTTAAGCTCGGCGATTTAGCATCTATGACCTTAGATTATTTTCCGGGACAGAAATGGGAAGGGCAGGTTGATTTTATCTACCCTGAAATGAACGCCAGTAATCGTACCCTGAGGGTTCGTCTGCAATTTGATAATCCCACTGCATTATTAAAACCTAATATGTTTGCCAGTGTCACACTGATCCCGCAAATGAAGCAAAGAACACTGCAAATTCCTCGGGAAGCGGTAATTTATGCCGGTAACATGAATCGCGTCGTATTAGCCTTAGGTGAGGGTAATTTTAAGTCTGTGCTGGTTAATTTAGGGCTGGAAAACAAAAAATCGGTGGAAGTTTTGTCGGGTTTAAGTGAAGGGCAGGAAATAGTCACCTCGGCGCAATTTCTATTAGATTCAGAGTCCAGCATCAGTGCAGATTTTGGGCGAATGTTAGAGCTTGATAAAAACAAACAAAGTCAGCCTGAGTCCGATTCAATCGGTGAAGATGAAGATCTCGATTGGCTTGATTTAGGTGAGCAGTCTGATTTTGGTTTATCAGGAAACAACACTTCAGGACCCGTTGCTCGGAAGGTGACATTATGATTGGTAAAATTATAAATTGGTCAATTAAAAACCGTATTCTGGTTTTATTGATAACCGCAGCGATTGTCGCTTACGGGGTGTTCTCTGTTCAGAAAACACCGATTGACGCCATTCCGGATCTTAGTGATGTGCAGGTTATTATTAAAACCAGCTATCCCGGACAAGCGCCGCAGGTGGTTGAAGATCAGGTCACTTACCCCTTAACTACTGCTATGTTATCGGTGCCGGGCGCAAAAACCGTGCGTGGTTATTCATTTTTTGGTGACTCTTACGTCTATATCATCTTTGATGATAATACCGACATGTATTGGGCGCGCTCACGTGTTTTGGAATATTTGTCGCAAGTTGCGCCTGATTTGCCGGAGGCGGCACGCTCGGCATTAGGGCCTGACGCCACCGGCGTGGGCTGGGTCTTTAGTTATGCGTTAGTTGATAAAAGCGGAAAATATGATTTAAGTGAACTCACTAGTTTACAGAATTGGTTTTTAAAGTTTGAGCTACAGACTGTCCCTGGTGTCTCGGAAGTGGCGACCGTCGGTGGTATGGTCAAGCAGTATCAAGTACGTGTTGATCCTAATAAATTACGTGCTTATAACCTGCCGCTTAACAAAATCACTAATGCCATTCAGCAAGCCAACCAGGAAAGTGGCGCCAGTGTGATTGAGATGGGGGAAGCTGAGTATATGGTGCGCACTTCCGGTTATATTTCATCCATTGCTGATCTTAAAGCTATTCCATTACAAGTAAATGCACAAGGTACACCTCTTTTATTAGGTGATGTGGCGACCATCAATTTAGGTCCGCAAA is a window from the Psychromonas ingrahamii 37 genome containing:
- a CDS encoding DUF2179 domain-containing protein translates to MNTLVEYPYLLVPLVFFARVADVSLGTFRTIVIFRGHKFLASFIGFFEIIIWLVASAQVLTNLDQWYLALAYASGFSVGNYAGISIENRFAIGNELIRCISFNRDVLAGKLREEGFKVVSFDGDMGEAYPVELLLVIEKRRNVPSLIQLIKDLDPTAVYSVSDVKSVYEGPDIFPRRSLLHSTLMLLGKR
- a CDS encoding efflux RND transporter periplasmic adaptor subunit; translated protein: MRYFLVLIVGLFLGIVATKNQQINSLFSATQKTAEPEVLYWVAPMDANYQRDKPGKSPMGMDLVPVYAEKSAEAEKAEPKILYWVAPMDANYQRDKPGKSPMGMDLVPVFEEAGGESEAGLVKISPAVENNLGVRTGKVVNAPLNISINTLGTVQANENALWQINSRVSGWIEKLYVKSVGVEVEKGQALFDLYSPELVKAQESLFNAINLNRSNLITSSKARLQALGVNQDQIENIIRNKKVLQNITVFAPQKGTISELKLNEGAFISPSTVVITAVNLDTVWVDVEVFAAQVSLVKLGDLASMTLDYFPGQKWEGQVDFIYPEMNASNRTLRVRLQFDNPTALLKPNMFASVTLIPQMKQRTLQIPREAVIYAGNMNRVVLALGEGNFKSVLVNLGLENKKSVEVLSGLSEGQEIVTSAQFLLDSESSISADFGRMLELDKNKQSQPESDSIGEDEDLDWLDLGEQSDFGLSGNNTSGPVARKVTL
- a CDS encoding class I SAM-dependent methyltransferase; this encodes MESKEHWEKVYTSKGETEVSWFQEHAHLSLKLIRDANTPTSASIIDVGGGASTLVDDLLVNGYQNVTVLDLSGAAMVTANARIKAHADDVQWLEADILTVELPTHAYDVWHDRAVFHFLTTEDERHAYVQKVLQTVKPGGLVIVATFAEDGPTECSGLPVMRYSANDLHSEFGEPFELLGHEKESHHTPGGNEQEFVYCFCRKVAS
- a CDS encoding phosphate-starvation-inducible PsiE family protein, giving the protein MEKILKIFEKYLVLFLLLLMMLTVAATAIELTTVLYTQLMKPPYLALDVAEAIEVFGFFLMVLIGLELLESIKIYIEKHRVHAEVVFLVAIIAVSRKVIILDYSKTAPETLWGISSIILALSIGYFLVRRSQHESIGN
- a CDS encoding calcium/sodium antiporter, translated to MLNILFLLAGIASLTCGGEILIRGSLAAAKRLGVSPLLSGLVIVGFGTSAPELVVSVNAAIEGQPDIAIGNVVGSNIGNILLILGICAVITPLAVKPLVLRRDAATVVAASILFLILVGGSALGRADATIFLVAMVSYLVWAYWSERFHAAPSGELYQAEAEELSATPKSVLWTIIAVVLGLLLLIGGSQVLLIGAIGIAEHFNVPEAVIGLTLVAIGTSLPELSISVIAAIRRHADVAVGNILGSNIFNLLGILGVSSFLQPLPVHARILQFDQWVMLGTSLLLFLFLYTGSRLSRLEGGILLGGYCIYIWLSFTVFSG
- a CDS encoding site-specific integrase, giving the protein MGKKLGLDLTQYNTHSLRRTKASLIYAKTKNLWVIQLLLGHLKLESRIEYLGVEIEDALTISEATET
- a CDS encoding TolC family protein, with product MMKITSYVLLKNHFAVNRLFNSLFSLTFLFSFNLFAQGISLHDASLMAIKSDPAQQIYQSQQAALIAQGIAGSTLADPMIKLGMANVPTDSFQLDKDPMTQITVGLSQQFSRGSQRELTQEGFNQRADMTVSLGLDRKLTVKKSVRELWLKILFIDKSLRIVKENKKLFSGFYQDLQAKFSLGLTEHEDLILAEIEISKFDEKIAALNQQSLNYRSLLSEHIGEYAYQTLPSAIPQWPETLSYVKAVNANNTEHYELLSNHPKAQMLVQSITLADNGIELAEQNYKPAFKLEVGYGHRLSETDMGKPRSDLLSAFVSMDIPLFTDKRQDQKLISAQYNKGQKQAEHRLLLRQLNALLNAEISNYQQLQARQIRYQDSLLKQAKLHTRLLEQSYQSNTRPFKDVIDAYIHEQNLTLEYQQLYFDGLKSLSNIRYFQAL